Genomic window (Magnetococcales bacterium):
AAATTGGAGTCTGCGGTTTGTGGACGCCCAGTCACTGGAAGAGATATTCGCAGACCAGGTATGATATTCAGACTCATCCTTGGAAAAATATCAAAATATATGCATATCTGACATGACTCACAGAGAGATTTACCATCGACTCGTTTGCGAAGAAAATCAGGATATATTGTATCCTTTGATCCAAGAGGCATGCACGTCTATCGGATATAAATTTCTGGACATGAAAATATGCAGTTCAGATGGTTTCAAATACATAGAGTGTGACATCGACACTGAAGAAAAATTCCAGGGAGTCATGATTGGTTTTATTCTTGACATCAGGAATATTATACCAGAATATGACAAAGAAAGTTACTATTTACCTGTTGTCATGTTTTGCACAACATATCAAGAAAATATCAAAAAACTCCTTAACAAGGAAATCACGATAAAGCATGAGCTGATGCATGTAAGAGACGTTCTTGACATGATTGAAAAAGATCCAAAATACACTGAAAAAGTCGCAAAATACAGCATGAACAACGATACTATTTCTGTCAAGAATTTGCCGAAAAGTATCGAATTTGAAATATTCAGGCTGTTCAATCTTGAGCCGCAAGCATCAGAAGAAGATTATAAAAATGGGGAGAATTATGTGTTGATACCATTAAAAAACGGGGAAATTTATCGGATTGACGACATACCTTTGGATAAATACATCCGCATCGCGATTGCTTCTGATATTGAAAGAGTCAAGAATATTTACCTGAATAAATTCCCACGGAATCCCATGGTCAAGAAAATAATCCTTCACCACATAAGGCAAGCTGTGAAACGCCATGGTAAAAAAATTTTTGGAAGTGATTTGCCACATGTTTTAAAAAATTTACAATGAACATTCAAGCGAAAACCAAAAAAGCCTCTGTTCACTATAAACTTTATTCACGAGATGGAGAATCTACAATCCCCAGTCGCTCCATCACCAGAAAAATTTCCCGGCTGATCCAGGCATCGGTGGCGGCGTATTCGACCTGGTAGGGTTGCAGGTCTGGGGTTTCCCAATTGGAGCATTGTGCCCGTTTGGAGATTCGGAAACCAAACAGGGTGGCGGCCATGCTGCGCAAGCCACGGCTTTCCATGCCGGCCCGTTCGGCCACGACCCCCAGATCCATGAAACCCCGCGGCTCGAAGGCAAAGAGTGCCTGCAACTGGCGAATATCCTGATCCAGTCCCACGCCCACCTTGAGAATGCCTTCGTGGTTCAGAATACGCGCAAGCGGAATGAAATCCTCGATGCGATGCAACTGGAAGAGGATGACTTCGTTGGCACCGGCGAGCTGAATCAACGAGGGCTGGTGGGAAACTCCCTTGCGAAAAGCCGGTCGGGTTTCGGTATCGAACCCCAACACCCGCTCCTGACCCAGGGTGACAAGCGCCGCATCGATCTCTTCAGCCGAATGGACAAGACGCACCGGCCCGTTCCATCGTTTGATGGGCAGGCGGTTGATCTCCTCTCTGGTCAATTTGCGGGCATACTGCTCGGGTATGCCGGTGGCACTCATGAACCATCCTTTCGCCAAGGGTGAACCCGTGACTTGTTGGTATCACAAAAGGGTGTCCGAGGCAATTCCGGGAGTCAACTCAGGCCAGGAAAAAGAGAAACGGGCACCCAATTGGTATCATGCGGTTTGGAGTTGGCGTCCTTCTTTCAGCATGGCGGTCAGATCATCGGCAGGAACAGCGGCACTGAACAAGAATCCTTGCATTTCATTGCAGCGCAAATCCCGCAGGATGGCCAATTGGTCTTCCGTTTCCAGGCCTTCCACGACCACTGTCTGGTCCAGGCTGTGGGCCATGGCAATGATGGCACTGACGATGGCGGCATCACCCGGATTGTTGCTGATGTCACGGACAAAGGATCGGTCTATTTTCAGGGTTTTGAAGGGAAACTGCCGCAACTGGCTCAGAGACGAATATCCGGTGCCAAAATCATCAATGGAGAGTTTCACTCCCAATTGACTGATTCTGTTCAAAATTTTTACCGCCCGCTGCACATCCTCCATGATGGCGCTTTCGGTGATTTCCAGATCGAGCTGCGAAGGATCGATTTGATATTGCGTCAGCAGGTTTTCCACGATGGCGGCCAGGTCCTGCTTTCTGAATTGGACAGCCGAAAGGTTGACACCCACCCGGATCAGAGGCAGACCCATTTCCCGCCAGGCAGCGATTTGTTTACAGGCGGTTTGCAGGACCCACTCACCGATGGGCACAATCAACCCGGACTCTTCGGCCACCGGAATAAAATCACCCGGGGGAATCAGATTGCCATCCTTGAACCAGCGCACCAGGGCTTCGGCACCGATCACCTTGCCGGTCTTGAGATCCACCTGGGGCTGATAGTAAAGACGCATCTCCCCCCGTTCCACGGCATGGCGCAAACGATTTTCCAGATCGAACCGGCGTCGGGCGGTTTCCGTCATTTCGGCGGAGAAAAACTGATAGCTGTTGCGGCCTTTTTTCTTGGCATGGGCCAGGGCCGTGAAGGTGTTTTTCACGACTTCCTGGGCTTCAACCCCATCCTGGGGAAAAAGTGTGATGCCCATGGCGGCAGAAATTTCGACTTCCTGGCCATCCAGACGTAACGGCAGGGAGAGTCCTTCATAAACCTTGCGTGCCACGACCCCGGCATTGCGCACCGCGCCGGAGCCATCGTCAATTTCAGTGAGCAGCAAGGCAAACTCATCGGCACCGATTCGTGCCACGCTGTCGCTGGTTCGCAGGCAATGGATCAATCTTTTTGAAACTTCGACGAGCAGACGGTCCCCGAAAGCCGGACCAAGAGAGTCGTTGATCAACTTGAAGCGGTCCAGGTCCAGGAACATGGTCCCCACACTGCGATTCCGGCGCTTGGCCTGGGTCAGGGACTGCTGCAACCGGTCTTCGAAAAGCAGCCGATTGGCCAACCCGGTCAGAGGATCCAGACCCGAATTGTTGGTTTGTTCCTGGCTTTTGACTGGCAGGAAATCGACCAGGCGGGTCAGTTGCCCGACATAGAACCGCACCCTGTCCTGGCCTTTGGCCGGCAACAACGCATTGACCCGCAAACGTGCCCGCAGGATGGTGCCATCCTTGTCATGCGGCCTGAGATCCCCCTGCCAGAAGCCGCTGAACCAGATCTCTTCGAGCATGTCGTCAAAAAAGTCGGCATCCTCGCCCCATTGGCGCAAAAAACGCAGAATATTGCGACCTTCCAGATCGGCGGGACCGTATCCCAACAAACGACAAAGTGCCTGATTCACCCGACGAATGTTGCCCAACGAATCCACCACCAGGACCCCATCCTGCGTGTCGCTGAGGATCACTTCCAGCAGGCGGGTATTGAAAAAACCCGATTTGATTTTCAAGGTGTCATGCATCCCGGTCCCCTCCGGAAATGTGTCGGTCGGCGCGGATCATCTCCTCCATGGCCATGCGAATCCTGCCAACCCGCTCTGCCAGCGGGGGATGGGAATGATTCATGAAGACATAAAACGGATGCGGAGTCATATGCGACAGATGATCTTTTGCCAATTTTTTCAGCGCGTCAACAAGTGATTCGCCATCACCGCAGGTCCGGGCCGCAAACCGGTCGGCGGCATATTCGTGTTGCCGCGAACGCCATTTTAACAGCGGGGTCAACAACAATTCCACGGGTGTCATCAGCAAGGCAAAAAAAATCAGTCCTGCATGCACGGAAGGAACAGTCACATGGAAGGCCTTGTAAAGATCGGGCACCGTCAGACACAGTGACAGGAGGTAGAGCATCATACCCAGATTCAAGATACCAAGGAGCAGGGATTCATGGAGATGGCGCTGACGCCAATGGCCCACCTCATGAGCCAGGATTGCCTTCAGCTCTGATGATGTATACCCCTGGATCAGGGTATCAAACAAGACTATACGACGAAACCGACCGAAACCGGTAAAAAAAGCATTGGCCTTGGTGGAACGCCGTGAACCATCCATCACCACAATATCGGCCACGGGAAATCCGACCGAACGGGTATAGGTCAACAGGGTCTCCTTCAACTCCCCCTCCGGCAGGGGAGAAAACCGGTTGAACAGGGGCATCAACCAGATGGGCACAATGATTTGCATGAGCAGGGCAAATCCGGCCATCACCCCCCATCCTGCCAGCCAGGCCCCCGGTCCGAAACGTTCAAAAAGCAGAAGAATTCCAGCCAGCAGAGGCCCACCCAACACCAGCATGAGAAACAGTCCCTTGACGGAATCCAGGATGAAGGTTCCGATAGAGGTACGGTTGAAACCAAACCGGGCCTCCAGAACAAAGGTGGCATAAATGGTGAAAGGAAGAGAAAGGAATCGGCTTGCCAAGAGCAGGGTACCGATATAAAACAGACCCGATGCCAGGGGGCTCCATTGCAGCGTGCGCACGGTTGCATCCAACCAGGAAAAGCCGTGACCGAACCAAAACCCTGCCAAAATCGCCAGATCAAAAACGGCCTGCACCATATGCAGATGGGTCTGTGCCCGTATGTAGGTCTGGTGACGAAGGTATTGTTTGCCGTCGATGTCCTTGGCAAACTCTTCTGGAATGCCCTGGCGCAGGGATCGCAGGTTGAGTCCCTGTGCGACCAGATCAATGACCAGTCCAACCCCCAACGCCGTCAGGATCATCCAACCATGCAGATTCATTATGTCTCCACCCCCTGGTCACCACACCCTGGCCGGCAATTTACGCCAAACCAAAAAGAAACGCTGATTTTTTGAGCCATTTAAAGCATAATTACGCCATCATCACCAGCCACTTCGAGGAACGACATTGAAAAAAGGAATTATTTTGGCTGGCGGTAGCGGTTCCCGCCTGCACCCTGCCACCCTGCCCATTTCCAAACAGCTTCTGCCGATCTACGACAAGCCGATGATTTATTATGGCCTGTCGGTACTCATGCTGGCGGATGTGCGCCATATCCTGATCATTTCCACCCCCAAGGACCTGCCCCGCTTTCGGCAATTGCTGGGCGATGGCCCATCTCTCGGGTTGCAACTGGAGTATGCCGAGCAGGCCCATCCGGGAGGTCTTGCTCAGGCTTTCATCATTGGTCGGGAATTTATTGGCGACGATGCAGTCAGTCTGATCCTGGGAGACAACATTTTTTTTGGTCACGCCCTGCAACACAAGCTCCAAAGCTGCTCCAGCCGCAACTCGGGTGCAACCATCTTTGCCTATCCGGTCAAGGATCCTACCCGGTATGGCGTGGTCGAAGTGAATGACAAAGGCGTGGCCCTCACCCTGGAAGAAAAACCCGCCCGTCCCCGTTCCAATCTGGCCGTCACCGGTCTGTACTTCTATGATAATCAAGTTGTTGACATAGCCAATAAAATACTCCCATCTCCTCGCGGTGAACTGGAAATCACCGATGTCAACAAAACCTATCTGCAACAGGGTCAATTGCAGGTCGAAATGTTGGGACGCGGCCACGCCTGGCTGGATGCCGGAACCGAACAATCCATGTTGGAAGCCGCCAATTTTGTTGCTGCCATCGAGGGACGGCAGGGATTGCGCATCGGCTGTATCGAAGAGGTCGCCTGGCGCAAGGGGTGGATCTCCACCCAGGATTTGATCGCATGTGGACGCCGCATCCCCTCTTCGGGGTACGGCCAGTATCTGCTCGATCTTGCCCAAAACTCTCAATCCGTGCCACGTTCATCCGATTGACATCCAGGTCACGCACTCACACAATTTCGGGTTCAACTCCTTTGCCATAATAGTCTGGGACTCATAATCGTCATGGTAAAAAAAATATTCTCCCTCGCCATCCGGGTCGCCTTGGTTGGTGTGTGTCTGGTCTTTCTGTTGTGGGAACTGGACATGGAGCAAATGATGGCCACGTTTCGCACATTCGATCCCTGGCGCATGGCGATGATGGAGTTGGTCGTTCTGGCAACCCTGCTGGTCCCAACCCTGCGTCTGATGTTTCTGACCAGACATCGCATCAAGTTTCCTCTCTCCATGCAGGCCGTTGTTCTCTGTCTCGGTCTGAACAATATTTTTCCGGCCAAACTGGGTGAGTTGGCCAAGGTTTCCTTCCTCCGCCAAAAAGCCGATATTCCCATGAGTCATGGCCTGGGAATCGTTTTTTGGGAACGTTTTTTTGATTTGAATGCCGTCCTGCTCTTTGGGGTTATCACCGCCTACCTCCTGGATAAATCCCTCCTGCTGGTTCCCCTGACCATGGTGGTTGGAATTTTTTGGGTCTTTCTGGTCTTGAATAATTATTTTCCAAATATTTCACGTTTATTGTTGCGTCTGATTCCCCTGCCAATCTTGAAAAATTTTGTCGCTGCCATACTGGATCACCTTCAGGAACGTTTCGAATGGAAATTTTTATGGGTATTGGGCTGGTATACCCTGCTTGCATGGATGGCATACTCTGTGATGGTCTTCATTTTCCTGCTCTGGATTGCCGGACTGAATCTGACCGTTGCCCAGGTTGCTGCGGTATTTGTCATGTCTTCCATAGGAGTATCCCTGCCCTCATCGCCCGGGGGCCTGGGCGTTTATGAAGCGGCTATCGTTCTTTCCCTGGGATGGTTTGGCGTGGCCAAGGAGACGGCCCTGGTGGTCGGTCTGGCCATGCATCTGCTTCAGATGTTGCCGGTCATCATCGGCAGTCTGGCTATTTTGTTTGCCACCAAACTGGATCGGAATGAACTTTTGCGGATTAAACCCAGACAATCGTGAGGTCAAAACGGCGTGTATCCCCTTCTTGCCTTGTTGCCCCATCTGGAGGCTGTGGTCGTCGGTGTGACCTTGGTGGTCCTGCTGGTCGGCTTTATCGCCATCCGCACCCAACAGGTTGCCCTGCACAAAAAATGTATGCTTGGAGCCTCCGTGCTTTCCGTCGTTTTTCTGGTTCTCTACTTGACGGATCATGCCATGACCGGCATGCGACCCTTTCCAGGAACCGGCTGGTTGCGTCCGACTTTTTTCACCATCCTGATCACGCACGTTGGCGCTGCCATCTCCCTTCTGCCACTGCTTTTTTTGACCTTGCGCCACGCTTTGCACCAACGATGGCCGGAACATCACCGGCTGGCTCATCGGACCCTGCCCATCTGGTTCTATGTCACATCGACCGGCCTTGTGGTCTATCTGATGACCCACCATCTGCCCCATTCTTGAATATTGCATATCTGGATACCTGCCCATGAACGCATTCGACAACTCTTCTGGCGCTTCCTCTGGACTCTCCGACAAGGATTTCAAGCGACTGAGCGATTTCATCTATCAACAGGCCGGTATTCTGATGCCGATGTCCAAGAAGACCATGCTCACTGCCCGAATCCAAAAGCGCCTGCGCACCCTGGGCATGCACTCTTTCCCGGAATATGTGGAAATGGTCCTCGATCCCCGCCACAAGGGAGAGGAACTGATCAACTTCATCGATGCCGTCACAACCAACAAAACAGACTTTTTCCGGGAACCCAACCATTTTGACTATCTGAAAGGAACCGTGCTGCCGGAACTGCTGCAAACCACGGGGGCTGGCCTGCAACGCCGACTCATGGTCTGGAGCGCGGCCTGCTCCACGGGAGAAGAACCCTATACCTTGGCCATGGTGATCAAAGAGTTCGGCGAAACAACAGGAAAAAATTTCAACGCCAACATTCTGGCCACCGATCTCTCCACCAAGGTTCTTAAAAAAGCCGCCATGGGCGTTTATGAAATGGAAAAGGTGGCCCCCGTACCCATGCACTTGAAAAAAAAGTATATGTTGAAAAACAAAAACCCCCACAAACCCATGGTCAAAATGGGCCAGGATTTGCGCTCCATGATCCGGTTTCAGCAACTGAATTTCATGGACAATGATTATGGCCTCAAAGAACGC
Coding sequences:
- the rfbA gene encoding glucose-1-phosphate thymidylyltransferase RfbA encodes the protein MKKGIILAGGSGSRLHPATLPISKQLLPIYDKPMIYYGLSVLMLADVRHILIISTPKDLPRFRQLLGDGPSLGLQLEYAEQAHPGGLAQAFIIGREFIGDDAVSLILGDNIFFGHALQHKLQSCSSRNSGATIFAYPVKDPTRYGVVEVNDKGVALTLEEKPARPRSNLAVTGLYFYDNQVVDIANKILPSPRGELEITDVNKTYLQQGQLQVEMLGRGHAWLDAGTEQSMLEAANFVAAIEGRQGLRIGCIEEVAWRKGWISTQDLIACGRRIPSSGYGQYLLDLAQNSQSVPRSSD
- a CDS encoding chemotaxis protein CheR — translated: MNAFDNSSGASSGLSDKDFKRLSDFIYQQAGILMPMSKKTMLTARIQKRLRTLGMHSFPEYVEMVLDPRHKGEELINFIDAVTTNKTDFFREPNHFDYLKGTVLPELLQTTGAGLQRRLMVWSAACSTGEEPYTLAMVIKEFGETTGKNFNANILATDLSTKVLKKAAMGVYEMEKVAPVPMHLKKKYMLKNKNPHKPMVKMGQDLRSMIRFQQLNFMDNDYGLKERIDVIFCRNAIIYFDRPTTQAIINKFCRYLIPGGYLFVGHSETLNNLKVPVVQVAPTIYQLPKN
- a CDS encoding 3'-5' exonuclease domain-containing protein 2, whose product is MSATGIPEQYARKLTREEINRLPIKRWNGPVRLVHSAEEIDAALVTLGQERVLGFDTETRPAFRKGVSHQPSLIQLAGANEVILFQLHRIEDFIPLARILNHEGILKVGVGLDQDIRQLQALFAFEPRGFMDLGVVAERAGMESRGLRSMAATLFGFRISKRAQCSNWETPDLQPYQVEYAATDAWISREIFLVMERLGIVDSPSRE
- a CDS encoding EAL domain-containing protein, producing the protein MHDTLKIKSGFFNTRLLEVILSDTQDGVLVVDSLGNIRRVNQALCRLLGYGPADLEGRNILRFLRQWGEDADFFDDMLEEIWFSGFWQGDLRPHDKDGTILRARLRVNALLPAKGQDRVRFYVGQLTRLVDFLPVKSQEQTNNSGLDPLTGLANRLLFEDRLQQSLTQAKRRNRSVGTMFLDLDRFKLINDSLGPAFGDRLLVEVSKRLIHCLRTSDSVARIGADEFALLLTEIDDGSGAVRNAGVVARKVYEGLSLPLRLDGQEVEISAAMGITLFPQDGVEAQEVVKNTFTALAHAKKKGRNSYQFFSAEMTETARRRFDLENRLRHAVERGEMRLYYQPQVDLKTGKVIGAEALVRWFKDGNLIPPGDFIPVAEESGLIVPIGEWVLQTACKQIAAWREMGLPLIRVGVNLSAVQFRKQDLAAIVENLLTQYQIDPSQLDLEITESAIMEDVQRAVKILNRISQLGVKLSIDDFGTGYSSLSQLRQFPFKTLKIDRSFVRDISNNPGDAAIVSAIIAMAHSLDQTVVVEGLETEDQLAILRDLRCNEMQGFLFSAAVPADDLTAMLKEGRQLQTA
- a CDS encoding M48 family metallopeptidase — its product is MNLHGWMILTALGVGLVIDLVAQGLNLRSLRQGIPEEFAKDIDGKQYLRHQTYIRAQTHLHMVQAVFDLAILAGFWFGHGFSWLDATVRTLQWSPLASGLFYIGTLLLASRFLSLPFTIYATFVLEARFGFNRTSIGTFILDSVKGLFLMLVLGGPLLAGILLLFERFGPGAWLAGWGVMAGFALLMQIIVPIWLMPLFNRFSPLPEGELKETLLTYTRSVGFPVADIVVMDGSRRSTKANAFFTGFGRFRRIVLFDTLIQGYTSSELKAILAHEVGHWRQRHLHESLLLGILNLGMMLYLLSLCLTVPDLYKAFHVTVPSVHAGLIFFALLMTPVELLLTPLLKWRSRQHEYAADRFAARTCGDGESLVDALKKLAKDHLSHMTPHPFYVFMNHSHPPLAERVGRIRMAMEEMIRADRHISGGDRDA
- a CDS encoding DUF420 domain-containing protein — encoded protein: MYPLLALLPHLEAVVVGVTLVVLLVGFIAIRTQQVALHKKCMLGASVLSVVFLVLYLTDHAMTGMRPFPGTGWLRPTFFTILITHVGAAISLLPLLFLTLRHALHQRWPEHHRLAHRTLPIWFYVTSTGLVVYLMTHHLPHS
- a CDS encoding flippase-like domain-containing protein, producing MVKKIFSLAIRVALVGVCLVFLLWELDMEQMMATFRTFDPWRMAMMELVVLATLLVPTLRLMFLTRHRIKFPLSMQAVVLCLGLNNIFPAKLGELAKVSFLRQKADIPMSHGLGIVFWERFFDLNAVLLFGVITAYLLDKSLLLVPLTMVVGIFWVFLVLNNYFPNISRLLLRLIPLPILKNFVAAILDHLQERFEWKFLWVLGWYTLLAWMAYSVMVFIFLLWIAGLNLTVAQVAAVFVMSSIGVSLPSSPGGLGVYEAAIVLSLGWFGVAKETALVVGLAMHLLQMLPVIIGSLAILFATKLDRNELLRIKPRQS